In the genome of Bremerella sp. JC817, one region contains:
- the odhB gene encoding 2-oxoglutarate dehydrogenase complex dihydrolipoyllysine-residue succinyltransferase, with product MTIELKVPESGESIQEVQILKWLKSEGDDVQEDEDVVELETDKASMDLAAPANCTLQKILKQEGEIVSVGEVIALFEEGGGKAKPAAKAAKAEKNDKKKKAEEPKAAAAPAAPAPAAGSGDIQATPSGRRELLKHGLSASDVAPSGKTVRREDVEKYVQSIASRPTGGSETRSESEMEEVVPMSLIRRRIASKLVEAQQKAALLTTFNQVDMSYVMDLRKRHGESFQKRYGVKLGFMSFFTKALIDALKAHPELNAEIRDETNIVYRNYFHIGIAVGSGKGLVVPVLKFAERMSFAEIEQAIQEFAGRAKNSQLKPEDLAGGTFTISNGGVYGSMLSTPIVNPPQSGVLGMHAIEERPVAVNGQVVIRPMMYLALTYDHRIVDGREAVTFLKRIKEAIEEPSRMLIEA from the coding sequence ATGACCATCGAATTGAAAGTGCCCGAATCGGGCGAGTCGATTCAGGAAGTGCAAATCCTGAAGTGGCTGAAGAGCGAGGGGGACGACGTCCAAGAAGACGAAGACGTCGTTGAGTTGGAAACCGACAAGGCTTCCATGGACTTGGCCGCCCCTGCAAATTGCACCCTGCAGAAGATCCTGAAGCAAGAGGGAGAAATCGTCTCGGTTGGCGAGGTGATTGCCCTGTTTGAAGAGGGAGGCGGTAAAGCCAAGCCAGCCGCCAAGGCTGCAAAAGCAGAAAAGAACGACAAAAAGAAGAAGGCCGAAGAACCAAAGGCTGCCGCAGCACCTGCTGCCCCGGCTCCTGCTGCTGGTTCCGGCGACATCCAGGCTACGCCATCGGGTCGTCGTGAACTGCTGAAGCACGGTTTGTCGGCTTCCGATGTCGCACCAAGCGGCAAGACGGTTCGTCGCGAAGACGTCGAAAAGTACGTCCAGTCGATCGCCAGCCGTCCTACCGGTGGCAGCGAAACGCGTAGCGAATCGGAAATGGAAGAAGTCGTTCCGATGAGCCTGATTCGTCGACGCATTGCTTCCAAGCTGGTCGAAGCCCAGCAGAAGGCTGCCTTGCTGACGACCTTCAATCAGGTCGATATGTCGTACGTGATGGACCTTCGTAAGCGTCACGGCGAATCGTTCCAGAAGCGTTATGGCGTGAAGCTTGGCTTCATGTCGTTCTTCACCAAGGCGTTGATCGACGCCCTGAAGGCGCATCCGGAATTGAACGCCGAAATTCGTGACGAAACGAACATCGTTTATCGCAATTACTTCCACATTGGTATCGCCGTCGGTTCCGGTAAGGGCCTCGTCGTTCCGGTACTGAAGTTTGCGGAACGCATGAGCTTCGCTGAAATCGAACAGGCCATCCAGGAATTCGCTGGCCGTGCCAAAAACAGCCAGTTGAAGCCTGAAGATCTTGCCGGTGGTACTTTCACCATCAGCAACGGTGGCGTTTACGGTTCGATGCTGTCGACCCCGATTGTTAACCCACCGCAAAGTGGTGTGCTTGGTATGCACGCGATTGAAGAACGTCCAGTGGCCGTCAACGGTCAGGTCGTGATTCGTCCGATGATGTACCTGGCGTTGACCTACGATCACCGGATTGTCGACGGTCGTGAAGCCGTGACCTTCCTGAAACGCATCAAGGAAGCGATCGAAGAACCTTCGCGAATGCTGATCGAAGCCTAA
- a CDS encoding general stress protein, protein MSNQCVVAIYDDFTAAQEAVHKLDQSKFPSEQVSLVANSVHQDLPTTENLQYGDESERDAVMGAGVGGLVGFFMAAPLLTIPGFGLMLIAGPLAVGITGAIVGGLLGSMMGWGVHEDHVAEYEDAVRQGSFLVVANGDPFDVDYAKQILDETPAKSVTLHARDSADSVEP, encoded by the coding sequence ATGTCGAATCAATGCGTAGTCGCAATCTACGACGATTTCACGGCCGCCCAAGAGGCCGTCCATAAGCTCGATCAGAGCAAGTTTCCGTCAGAGCAGGTCTCGCTGGTGGCAAATAGCGTCCATCAAGATCTCCCGACGACCGAAAACCTGCAGTATGGCGACGAATCAGAACGCGATGCGGTAATGGGAGCAGGCGTGGGGGGGTTGGTTGGCTTCTTCATGGCTGCCCCGCTATTAACGATTCCAGGCTTCGGCCTGATGCTGATCGCCGGCCCATTGGCGGTAGGAATCACGGGGGCGATTGTGGGCGGCCTTCTTGGGTCGATGATGGGCTGGGGCGTGCACGAAGACCATGTAGCTGAGTACGAAGACGCGGTCCGACAGGGATCGTTCCTGGTGGTCGCCAACGGCGATCCCTTCGACGTCGACTATGCGAAACAGATCCTCGATGAAACGCCAGCCAAGTCGGTGACTTTGCACGCTCGAGACAGCGCCGATAGTGTGGAACCGTAA